Within Rhododendron vialii isolate Sample 1 chromosome 12a, ASM3025357v1, the genomic segment GCAGCCGCTTTTAATTATGCTATATTAGTACACTTACTATAAATGTAATTCTACATACCAAAATCATGCGAGGGAAATATTCGTCCGGGCATGCTATGATAATGCTACAGTTAATATACATGCTTTTGTGGGGTTTCCGTAACTTTTGGTTTGCATTACAATTTAAATTCGTCAACAGCGTTTGTAGGTCAAGTATCTTACGAAACATTGTCCTGCTTGTGCTTTTTCAATCATACAACCCTTCCTGCTCCCAGATGTCGGTAAGAAAATCTATCATTTCCTGTTCATTACAGCCAAAAATGCAGAGCTCGTTACCAAGCAATGTTATCAGACCAGATTGAAAGAATTCTTccccaaaaaggaagaaacttACAGAAAGAGGTATCGGCTGGGAGAAGGGCTTGTTGCTTCCGAGCAAGCTTTCGTAGGTTGCATTCCAACTGCAAAagccagaattttttttttatcagggATAGGCAGAACGTGCAGATAAAATGTTCATGAATTACCATGCTTACTTCATCAGAGAGCATAAAACATATTTCTGAATATAAACACCTCAAAATGTAAGTGTTCTAGCATACCAATGATAGAATATCCCCAACATCAGAAAGGAAAAACTTTGAACCAATCCAATATATTAATGCATCAACCCTGCATTCTTTGTGCAATGATAGGCAACTGTGTAAACAAAAACTGCAAGCAACTAAACTGTAACATACTTGGCTTTTGTGTTACTTCCAAGGGAAAGGGTTCCCTAATACTCCAAGGGGACTTGCTCTATAGCTGCTGCGGTTTATTTCCTTGGGCAATTACAACAGAATTTTCAGAGGCATTCAAAGGCCACCTTCCTCTGTCGTCAGCTGTCAGGTTAAGTTTGAAGTGAGGATTAAGGCTAACCAAAGTAGGAATGCCAAATCTACAGCTCTATCCTCTTTACTCTGTAATACCTGGGAGATTTCACACTCTACTTTCTCTACTTAGGCTGATTCTTTACTGTATAGATCTCTTTTCCCTTGTTTAGGCTCTTTGTCTTGGTATATGTAGTATTCTAAGGTTCCCTCCTCTTGTTAGttgctttttaaaaaaacttcttcagttaccatttttttttttatgtacaaCACATATTTGGCCATCACAATTATGAAACACTTTTGGAAGATAATACAAAAGAACAGAAAAGGAGTACCCTTCACCACAAATTGGAAAGAATAAACAAACAGTAATCATTCGAGGGAATCAATTTTTCTGTCTCAGCCACACAGTTTCAGAGAGAACCTGCACAAGTGATCCTAGAGACATGAAATTATCTCATTGTACCTTGGTCCACAAGACAGGTCAACTACGCCCATTAATAGATCATCCCTCCATCAATGTGGAGAGACCACCAGGGCACCACCACTCAGTAGGGCTTTGAGAGGGCAAGATTCTGCCAAGTACCTACCAATAACTGCCAATTTTCCTCTCATTCTCTTTCTTGCCTTACTCTTCACCTGGTGGCCATACTCGCAACTACTTGGTGGatattttcacttttcaccGAACCAGCACACATTCCACCCGCACTATCCATTTAAAGCAACAATAACCAACCCcggaaaattcaaaaagaagaGTGGCTAAAACATTTAGAGCAACTCACGTATGATGGGGATATCCTACAATACTGGGAATATTAGTTGAGTgcaaataaaaatattgaagGGAATATCACTTAGAACTTCAGAAGACCAAAGAGAATTGTTAACACGTTTCCAAACCAGCTCTCAAAACAGAACCTACAAGGTGCCTCACATACGGTAAAATAAACTAATGGAAAAGGACTTGGTTTTCCCCCCAAAAAGGGCATGTAGATGGATATAGATTACCTCCTATCCTGAAGAATGAATGAAATAACAAATTCAAACCCTTAAAAGAAACAAACCTTATTTTCGGTTCACGAAGCTGTTGCGTATGAATATTAGGCTTTTTAGTTCCAATCCACTGTTGCCTAGTCTGGTTCCAAAGAAGAAGGCCTACACCCACCATATTCAGCATCAAATTGGAGACATGCTGAAGCAGAAGAACTTTAGAGTAATCCAGAGAATACATACGAGGACAAGGCGGCAGATTCAAATTATGAATTTAGTTGTAAGCAAGGGACACCTATGGAAAACATTGGGATACGTGTGTCTCACCTGAGACATGTATGGGCCACACCAAGGGCCAGATAATGATGTTTGACAAAATTGTCACTTCTGCCTTGTGATTTGTCTTTCTCATGAATTATGTACCAAAAATGTAGTAATACAATtagctttcattttttttctgctATATTAGAGTTAGTTTTAGTTAGTCTGGCTGTTTGTGTGTAGTGTGTACAGCATTCATATTAATAACAAGTACCATATAATTAAACACAGCATTCATATGTATCATTGTATATATTTTCGATTTTTTGCTGTCTCCCGTCTTGTCTTTGTCCCGTGTCGTCCATGCTTCTTAGCATGTAAGGAGATATTGTGAAGATTAGTGCATGCGCCACCTAAACCAAATAAGGTCGGTAACATGAAAGACAACAAGAACTTGCCATGATTTACAAATTCAGAAGGGGTGTTTCCACTGCTAGTTCCATGGGGATCAATCGGCAGGGTTGATGTGCTTATTGAGGAGATGCTTCCTCGTGACAGCACTGCACTGTTGTCCATATCACATGCGCTGGTAGTCCAGAAATCCTCTGATATGCTCGGTTTTGATACTCTTCGACCTTGAAGCTTTGGTCCTTTTGGTGGCTCGTTTGAGTTAATCAGTTCCGGTTTACAAAGGCTTCCCAGACAACCACTGCTCTGTTACAAAAACCTGGTTCTGTAAGGAATCAAATTTAAACAATTGATGCAGCAAAAGTATTCATATTCCTGTTATACATCTGATCCTTTCAATAGCTGATTTTTCGACATGTTTCCTTATTtactttactttctttttcctttacaaaTTGAAGTTCAAACCATAGCCCAACGGTGGAACTACCAAGGGACGATTGGGGGCCATCTTCCCCACTGACATCCTGACATTTGTGCTTGTACCTAAGACTTATAAGATTTTTCGCCTTCTAACTGcaataaaatttccaaaaaaacaaaatgctaATCTTACCTACGAGTTTATATGTTTGTTCTTTTGCGATTTACCCCTCATCCTTTTACTTGTTTACTGTAAAACCTTAGCATACATTTGCCCATATTTTCGATCTCTCACTTCCTCTCGGTTTCCATATCTCCCTCCATCCTCTCATTTTTATTCAGCTCCTCTCTCCCCCTCTATTCCCTTCAAATTTCTTCTCACCCTTCTCTTTCTAACACTCTCTTGTGACCCCATCATTGCCTCTTTCCTGAGCTGCTGTCGACCCCACATCTCACAACCTCACAACTTGTATCATTCCAGATAAGATTTCCCCCACCCCCACCTCCGGATAAAAATCTCATCTTTATAGATCCGACTGTGCCTCAATTCCTTATATTCAGATTATGACCTTCCAccgaagaaaacaaaagatttttgataactcaggtctCCGGGCCAACTTACGTGCACCTTGAATAAGACTAATCCCACCGTCCactgctgatcaaaaaaaaaaaaaaattcccccatCCACTAGCTGGGGGCCCAATTAATCCTGTGTGACTAATCCCGCAGTCTactgccgatcaaaaaaaaaaaaattaatccgtCGACCACTAGTTTGGGGGCCCAATTAAAGCCCCGACAGAGCCCAATTATAGCCTGGTACTAAAGAGGGTTGAATCAAATCAACCAATCCATTTTCCAAttcaattgaaacaaaaaagcTCAATTAAACACAATATCCAAATCTTCCGCAAACAATCATGCcaaattgaatattttttaaatgcTGAGTAAACCCACAACAGGAATCAAAACACTTACCCCATGCATGCGACTAAATGAGCAATCCAAACAATTATAGATCCCAAACGTAGCAGCGATCCCACCTTAAACATGGGCGTCCGGGAAGGAAAGATCACAGATCTCTGTTATCCAacaatcaaattgaaaaaataaaaataaatcccacctcaaaaaattatacaaataTATACACGTATTtatgtttagagagagagagagacctgagaGACGCAGCCATTGCTGAATCTCTCCTTCCCGAAACCGATGATCGCCTTCTGAATCCGATTGGGCTTCTttcgtttcttcttcttcttctctggaAAATACTGTACTTGTTATGGGGGCAATGAAAAGAGGAACGGACGGTAGATTGGAAAGAGTATATATAGAGACAGAGAAAGAAATGATAATAAATGGAAAAGTGTGGGAGGTACATGTGGCCTGAGCAAGCAAGGTATATTTTAATACCATGTCAGCATTTTGGgaagaatgtttttttttttccttcattagAATCAAATGTCCGGCCAACTTGtccgcacctcgattaattttcGGCGTTCTAAAGCTAATACTCGGGCATACCTCTAAGGG encodes:
- the LOC131312138 gene encoding uncharacterized protein LOC131312138 isoform X2, yielding MHGSSGCLGSLCKPELINSNEPPKGPKLQGRRVSKPSISEDFWTTSACDMDNSAVLSRGSISSISTSTLPIDPHGTSSGNTPSEFVNHGLLLWNQTRQQWIGTKKPNIHTQQLREPKISWNATYESLLGSNKPFSQPIPLSEMIDFLTDIWEQEGLYD
- the LOC131312138 gene encoding uncharacterized protein LOC131312138 isoform X1, producing the protein MFKVGSLLRLGSIIVWIAHLVACMGGCLGSLCKPELINSNEPPKGPKLQGRRVSKPSISEDFWTTSACDMDNSAVLSRGSISSISTSTLPIDPHGTSSGNTPSEFVNHGLLLWNQTRQQWIGTKKPNIHTQQLREPKISWNATYESLLGSNKPFSQPIPLSEMIDFLTDIWEQEGLYD